The genomic window TACGTTGAAAGATTCTTACGTTTTGTAAAATGAATTTGAATTTTAAATGTCCGAAAAATTTTAAGACTTTTGCTTTAAAATAAAAAAATGAATTGTCCCTGCTGTTCCGGAAACGCTTACGAAGATTGCTGCCAACCATACCATACCGGAGAAAAGAATGCGCCGACTGCCGAAGCGCTTATGCGTTCCCGGTTTTCTGCCTTTGCCATCCCAAATGGAGACTATCTGATGGAAACCACTCTTCCCAGCAAAAGAAAATACCATAACCGGAAAGATCTGCAGGAATGGGGAGAAATCAATACCTGGACAAAACTCGAAATTGTGGATAAGCCGTCTGCAAATAAGGTTGAGTTTAAGGCTTTTTATACGGATGAAAACGGCGATTCGCAGATTCATCATGAATTATCCACCTTCAAAATGATTCAGAACCGATGGTTTTACGTAAGTGGAATATTTTTAGAATAGACTTTTACGAACGGGCTTAATTCTTCCACTAATTTCACGGATTTCCACAGATGAGACGGCTCCAACTCCGCTCAGCCATCAAAAACGCTTTCTAGACTGTAGTGGAATAACATTTATTACATTCAGCACACCGGTTGTCATCCCGCGAGGGATCTCGACACAGTATTAGAGATGCAGAAAGATTAAAGTTTGATGACTACAAAAAGGAAAGACAAGAAACCCTCCACAGACAGCGTCATAGCTTCAAGTACCTAATCTACAAAATAGCAGTTAAGCAAAACACCGATAAAAATCTTTGATTTTCTTCTTCTGTGTTCTAAAATAGACGCCAAGCAGAAAAATAAAATCTTCTGTGACTTATGTGTCAAAAAGCTTTTGTAACTTCTTGGTAAAATTCTTTAGGTTAATTAAACCATGGAGTATACAAAATAAAAATGTCCGGTTTTTCCGGACATTGTATTTGATGTTAGTGAGCTTCGTTTCCGTCGATCCCGTGCGCGTGACCGTGTGACAACTCTTCTTCCGTTGCAGGACGCGTATTTAAAATTTCCACCTGGAAATCCAATACTTTTCCTGCCATCGGGTGATTAAGATCTGCAATCACCGCTTCCGGCGTAACCTCTACCACGAATGCCTGGAAATTATTCCCCTGGTTGTCGGATAATGGCAATATGGTCCCAACAGGAGGCACTCCGGATTC from Chryseobacterium sp. SORGH_AS_0447 includes these protein-coding regions:
- a CDS encoding YchJ family protein, with protein sequence MNCPCCSGNAYEDCCQPYHTGEKNAPTAEALMRSRFSAFAIPNGDYLMETTLPSKRKYHNRKDLQEWGEINTWTKLEIVDKPSANKVEFKAFYTDENGDSQIHHELSTFKMIQNRWFYVSGIFLE